In one window of Methanococcoides methylutens DNA:
- a CDS encoding energy-coupling factor ABC transporter permease, whose amino-acid sequence MHIFEGFLPSPWWQLWFVFSIPVIFFGIYRLNKLVAEKRELLPLLAVAGAFVFVLSSLKMPSVTGSSSHPTGTGMAAILFGPAIAAVLSTIVLLYQAIFLAHGGLTTLGANVASMGIIGPVAAYVIYKAGMKANINFYVVVFLAATFADWITYVVTSVELALAFPAEVGGVAASLKAFMLVFATTQVPLAIMEGALTALIFKYVIQVKSDALLQLNVISESVLDKIKGASQ is encoded by the coding sequence ATGCATATATTCGAGGGATTTTTACCATCACCATGGTGGCAACTATGGTTTGTGTTCTCTATACCAGTAATTTTCTTTGGTATCTACAGGTTGAACAAACTTGTAGCTGAAAAGCGCGAACTATTGCCTTTACTGGCAGTAGCGGGAGCATTCGTCTTTGTACTTTCATCTTTGAAAATGCCATCTGTTACGGGTAGTTCTTCACATCCAACAGGAACAGGAATGGCAGCTATTCTTTTCGGTCCTGCAATTGCAGCGGTCCTGAGTACAATAGTACTGCTTTACCAGGCAATTTTCCTGGCACACGGTGGTCTTACAACACTCGGTGCAAATGTCGCATCAATGGGTATCATTGGCCCGGTTGCAGCATATGTCATCTACAAGGCAGGTATGAAAGCTAACATCAACTTCTATGTTGTCGTTTTCCTTGCTGCCACATTTGCAGACTGGATCACTTATGTAGTAACTTCTGTTGAGCTTGCTTTAGCTTTCCCGGCAGAGGTTGGTGGAGTTGCAGCGTCACTTAAAGCGTTCATGCTGGTATTCGCAACAACCCAGGTTCCTCTGGCTATCATGGAAGGTGCACTGACAGCTCTTATCTTCAAGTACGTTATACAGGTAAAGAGCGACGCACTTTTACAGCTCAATGTTATTTCAGAATCAGTCCTTGATAAGATCAAGGGGGCTAGCCAATGA
- a CDS encoding cobalt-precorrin-5B (C(1))-methyltransferase, with amino-acid sequence MIDPVNKSKIPEEWINKSTMPRAELEEGIKSGMLVVLSDGSVLQRGYTTGTTATVAAKAAVLSLRKDVDKVSVPTPVGLRAVMDVKAKDGHAVAVKLKNDHESDITRGLEFEARAVESDKINITAGEGIGIVTRGGLQSKKGYPAINPKPMQQIKDAVAEAVEEIGIKGVEVELSLPRGAEIAKQTLNSRIGVEGGISILGTTGFVEPWNDHLGEMKSDLVREASKVVLTTGRIGIRYSTMLFPDYTVVLAGSRISEFLDSTTGEVAICGLPGLVLKWGDPDMLKDSGFATVSEMIEVEPEGEHIKRAFARTVEKGKGARIVVVDRDGTVLMDSGEKK; translated from the coding sequence ATTATCGATCCTGTTAACAAATCAAAGATCCCGGAAGAGTGGATCAATAAATCAACAATGCCCCGCGCTGAGCTTGAAGAGGGTATAAAGAGCGGGATGCTGGTGGTGCTTAGTGATGGTTCAGTGCTCCAGAGGGGCTATACCACAGGAACCACTGCTACCGTTGCGGCCAAAGCAGCTGTTCTGTCACTCAGGAAGGATGTGGACAAGGTCTCAGTTCCCACACCTGTAGGACTTCGTGCTGTCATGGATGTCAAGGCAAAAGATGGCCATGCTGTTGCTGTTAAACTGAAAAACGACCATGAGTCTGATATCACCCGTGGCCTTGAGTTCGAGGCAAGGGCGGTTGAATCTGACAAGATCAATATAACTGCCGGCGAGGGCATAGGGATCGTCACAAGAGGCGGCCTGCAGTCCAAAAAAGGCTATCCTGCCATCAACCCGAAACCAATGCAGCAGATAAAAGATGCAGTTGCAGAGGCTGTGGAAGAGATCGGTATCAAAGGTGTTGAAGTGGAGCTATCCCTTCCGAGAGGTGCTGAGATCGCAAAGCAGACCCTGAACAGCCGTATAGGTGTCGAGGGTGGCATCTCAATTCTCGGGACCACAGGTTTTGTTGAGCCCTGGAACGATCACCTTGGTGAAATGAAGAGTGATCTTGTACGTGAAGCTTCAAAGGTCGTTCTTACCACCGGTCGCATAGGTATCCGTTATTCTACAATGCTGTTCCCTGACTATACGGTGGTTCTTGCCGGAAGCCGTATCTCCGAATTCCTGGATTCCACCACCGGTGAGGTAGCCATTTGTGGCCTGCCTGGCCTGGTCCTGAAATGGGGAGATCCTGATATGCTCAAGGACAGCGGTTTTGCAACGGTCTCTGAGATGATCGAGGTGGAACCTGAAGGAGAACACATTAAACGTGCGTTTGCCAGGACGGTTGAGAAAGGCAAAGGTGCACGCATTGTTGTGGTGGACAGGGACGGCACCGTCCTTATGGACAGCGGTGAGAAGAAATGA
- the mutS gene encoding DNA mismatch repair protein MutS codes for MNKLTPAMKQYYEAKQQHSDALIFFRMGDFYESFGEDAKTIAQELEITLTTRGKDKDGERMPLAGIPYHAIDNYLPRLIKKGYKVAICEQLEDPKKAKGVVKRGVVRVVTPGTAIDSSMFTDSSNNYLMSVSGGEGNYGVSFLDVSTGEFLTTQFADAPPYDRIASEAARMRPSECILPPEMYSDKHIADRLSELKIVVHEFEEEAFDIGTSEKKLKEHFKVSTLEGMGCDGLPYAISSAGAALEYALITQMRELGHVSELKTYSDSEFMVLDSITLRNLEIVKNVRGEGSDTSILKVLDDTKTPMGGRLLQKWLLKPLIDVDAINYRLDAVEALANGTMIRFDIRSHLTFVKDIERLIGRIMYGNSNARDLIALKRSLESVPLLVESLGEDDLCEMLQSIRGGLLGFAQLDSLVELIDSSIVEEPPVSVREGGMIKAGYDEALDELKEMSKGGKSWIASFQQKERDRTGIKSLKVGYNKVFGYYIEVTKANISQVPDDYIRKQTMRNAERFYTPELKEWENVILSADEKITALEYEIFSDITSNVASYSSQLQTIAGLIGQLDCVASLAEVSVNNNFVRPNISSDCKLLIREGRHPVVERSVPGGFVPNDAEMDCVENQFLLITGPNMAGKSTFMRQVSLIVIMAQAGSFVPASHASIGIVDRVFTRVGAFDDLASGQSTFMVEMVELANILNNATPKSLVLLDEIGRGTSTYDGYSIAKAVVEYIHNKGRVGVRSLFATHYHQLTNISSDLKRVKNYHIAVKEDGDDLVFLRKIVPGATDKSYGIHVARLAGVPHKVTQRAREILQDIEDESSISKESSSKGGKKRRSAQYTQLMLFDPEGSTPVEKDPMVEEIKELDVNNMTPMDALNKLCELQKRAGKNAEE; via the coding sequence ATGAATAAATTAACACCTGCAATGAAACAGTACTATGAGGCCAAGCAGCAACATAGCGATGCACTGATCTTCTTCAGGATGGGGGATTTCTATGAGTCCTTCGGGGAAGATGCAAAGACAATTGCGCAGGAACTTGAAATAACGCTTACCACGCGGGGCAAGGACAAGGATGGTGAAAGGATGCCTCTTGCAGGTATTCCCTATCATGCTATCGATAACTATCTCCCGCGTCTGATAAAAAAGGGCTACAAGGTAGCTATCTGTGAGCAGCTTGAGGATCCGAAGAAGGCAAAGGGTGTTGTCAAGCGTGGTGTCGTCAGAGTTGTAACACCGGGCACTGCCATTGACAGTTCAATGTTCACGGATTCATCCAATAATTATCTCATGTCTGTCTCAGGCGGGGAAGGGAACTATGGGGTCTCATTTCTTGATGTATCCACAGGAGAGTTCCTGACAACCCAGTTTGCTGATGCACCTCCGTATGACAGGATAGCCAGCGAGGCCGCAAGGATGAGGCCATCGGAATGTATCCTCCCTCCAGAAATGTATTCTGACAAACATATCGCTGACAGGCTCAGCGAGCTCAAGATCGTGGTTCATGAGTTCGAGGAAGAGGCATTTGATATCGGGACCTCTGAGAAGAAGCTTAAGGAGCACTTCAAGGTCTCAACCCTTGAGGGTATGGGCTGTGATGGCCTGCCCTACGCAATATCCTCTGCAGGGGCTGCCCTTGAGTATGCATTGATCACACAGATGAGGGAACTCGGGCATGTTAGTGAGCTGAAGACGTATTCAGATTCTGAGTTCATGGTTCTGGACTCCATCACTTTGCGTAATCTTGAGATCGTGAAGAACGTGCGCGGGGAAGGAAGCGATACTTCCATACTGAAAGTGCTGGATGATACCAAAACACCAATGGGAGGCAGGCTGCTTCAGAAATGGCTCTTAAAGCCGCTTATCGATGTGGATGCCATCAACTACCGTCTCGATGCAGTGGAGGCGCTGGCAAACGGTACCATGATCCGGTTCGATATCAGGTCCCATCTTACCTTTGTAAAGGATATTGAGCGCCTTATTGGAAGGATCATGTATGGTAATTCCAATGCACGTGACCTTATTGCACTAAAACGGTCCCTTGAGTCAGTGCCTTTGCTAGTGGAAAGCCTTGGGGAAGATGACCTCTGCGAGATGCTTCAAAGCATCAGGGGTGGCCTTCTGGGATTTGCCCAGCTTGACAGCCTCGTGGAGCTGATAGACAGTTCCATAGTGGAGGAGCCACCGGTAAGTGTCAGGGAAGGAGGAATGATCAAAGCGGGCTATGACGAGGCTCTGGATGAGCTCAAGGAAATGTCCAAAGGTGGTAAGTCATGGATAGCCTCATTCCAGCAGAAAGAGCGTGACAGAACCGGTATCAAGTCGCTCAAGGTTGGTTACAACAAGGTATTCGGATATTACATCGAGGTCACAAAAGCGAACATCTCGCAGGTCCCTGATGATTACATACGCAAGCAGACCATGAGGAATGCGGAAAGATTCTACACCCCGGAACTCAAGGAATGGGAGAATGTCATCCTCTCTGCGGATGAGAAGATCACGGCGCTGGAGTACGAGATATTCTCAGATATAACTTCCAATGTTGCCTCCTATTCATCACAGTTGCAGACCATCGCAGGCCTGATAGGGCAGCTGGATTGTGTTGCAAGCCTTGCAGAGGTCTCGGTGAACAATAATTTCGTCAGGCCTAACATCAGTTCTGATTGTAAGTTACTGATACGCGAGGGCAGGCATCCTGTGGTAGAGAGATCGGTGCCCGGTGGATTCGTTCCCAATGATGCGGAAATGGACTGTGTGGAAAACCAGTTCCTGCTGATAACAGGACCAAACATGGCAGGAAAATCCACTTTCATGCGTCAGGTCTCACTTATAGTTATAATGGCACAGGCAGGTTCATTCGTACCTGCCTCCCATGCTTCCATTGGTATCGTGGACAGGGTGTTCACAAGGGTCGGGGCTTTTGATGACCTTGCGAGTGGGCAGAGTACTTTCATGGTGGAGATGGTGGAGCTTGCCAATATCCTGAACAACGCCACCCCGAAAAGCCTTGTACTTCTTGATGAGATCGGAAGAGGAACCAGTACCTATGACGGCTACAGCATAGCGAAGGCCGTGGTTGAGTATATTCACAACAAAGGGCGAGTCGGTGTACGCTCACTTTTTGCCACGCATTACCACCAGCTTACCAACATCTCGTCCGACCTGAAAAGGGTGAAGAATTATCATATTGCAGTGAAAGAAGATGGCGATGACCTCGTGTTCCTGCGCAAGATCGTACCCGGGGCCACGGACAAGAGCTACGGAATACATGTCGCCCGGCTTGCAGGTGTACCTCACAAGGTTACCCAGAGGGCAAGGGAAATACTGCAGGATATTGAGGATGAAAGTTCCATCAGCAAGGAGAGCAGCTCAAAGGGTGGCAAAAAAAGAAGGTCGGCACAATATACACAGCTCATGCTTTTCGATCCTGAAGGATCAACACCTGTTGAAAAGGATCCTATGGTCGAGGAAATTAAAGAGCTTGATGTCAACAATATGACACCCATGGATGCTTTGAACAAGCTCTGTGAACTTCAGAAGCGAGCGGGAAAGAACGCGGAGGAATAA
- a CDS encoding matrixin family metalloprotease translates to MKNKTKAKKLIFGSIFICLVVLISISPVSAYTLNNLWWQYENAAFTTDSSVPSSWSYSITQSLSEWNDADSDFYFYQLGGQNNKFLYDSLGSTTTTLATTKKWKYTDTSYLSRCEITFNSDKSWSTTGESTKFDVQSAATHELGHCLSLGHSGVTDATMYDTMAKGETKKRTLHADDECGIIAIYGNA, encoded by the coding sequence ATGAAGAACAAAACAAAAGCTAAGAAACTTATATTTGGAAGTATTTTTATATGTTTGGTGGTGTTAATTAGCATATCACCAGTTTCTGCATACACTTTGAATAACTTATGGTGGCAATATGAGAACGCTGCATTTACAACAGATTCTTCAGTTCCAAGTTCGTGGTCATATTCTATAACACAAAGTCTAAGTGAGTGGAATGATGCTGATTCTGATTTTTACTTCTACCAGTTAGGTGGACAGAATAACAAATTCTTATATGATTCCCTTGGATCAACAACGACTACTTTAGCAACAACAAAGAAGTGGAAATACACCGACACTTCCTACTTATCGAGATGTGAAATAACCTTTAATAGTGATAAGAGTTGGTCGACTACGGGAGAATCAACCAAATTTGATGTACAGAGCGCGGCTACTCATGAATTGGGACACTGTCTGAGTCTGGGCCATTCGGGTGTTACTGATGCTACGATGTACGACACCATGGCAAAAGGTGAGACTAAGAAAAGAACTCTTCACGCAGACGATGAATGTGGAATAATAGCTATTTATGGAAACGCATGA
- a CDS encoding DUF5684 domain-containing protein, with the protein MAWLPILNVVLMCRIARKSLWYFLGMLIPYVNVLVLMYIWGEMAGNLGRSKWIGVLMIVPVANLVVPGYLAFSE; encoded by the coding sequence ATGGCATGGTTACCTATCCTTAACGTCGTACTCATGTGCAGGATCGCAAGGAAGTCCCTGTGGTATTTCCTTGGTATGCTGATCCCATACGTCAATGTCCTTGTATTGATGTACATCTGGGGTGAAATGGCAGGCAATCTTGGCAGGTCAAAATGGATAGGCGTCCTGATGATCGTACCGGTAGCAAACCTTGTAGTTCCGGGATACCTTGCTTTCTCGGAGTGA
- a CDS encoding cobalt-precorrin-7 (C(5))-methyltransferase gives MIIAGVGVGPNMLTLEAIEAIRNASVVYGSKRSLEIAEPYIECEAKIIKNYKALHELPDDAVVLSTGDPMFSGLGKFATEGDRIIPGISSIQVACSRLGVSLSNITAITAHGRDPAPAKKAFIQEIELGKDIFMLPADTFGVAEVAEVLKEMGVDAKLYVCENFGYPEERIAGGTVDEPPKAESVLHCVVVVR, from the coding sequence ATGATAATCGCAGGGGTCGGCGTCGGGCCGAACATGTTGACATTGGAAGCCATCGAAGCCATACGCAACGCATCGGTGGTCTATGGTTCGAAGCGGTCCCTTGAGATCGCTGAACCTTACATTGAATGTGAGGCAAAGATAATCAAGAATTACAAGGCCTTGCACGAGCTGCCTGATGACGCGGTAGTGCTTTCCACAGGCGATCCCATGTTCTCCGGACTTGGTAAGTTTGCCACTGAAGGGGATCGGATCATTCCGGGAATTTCTTCCATTCAGGTCGCATGTTCCCGATTGGGTGTCAGCCTCTCGAACATAACTGCAATAACGGCACATGGACGTGACCCTGCACCTGCAAAGAAGGCATTTATCCAGGAGATCGAACTGGGGAAGGATATTTTCATGCTTCCTGCTGACACTTTTGGTGTTGCAGAGGTTGCTGAAGTGCTGAAAGAAATGGGTGTGGATGCAAAACTTTATGTATGCGAGAACTTCGGTTATCCTGAGGAACGTATTGCAGGCGGAACTGTGGATGAGCCGCCAAAAGCGGAATCAGTTCTTCATTGTGTTGTAGTTGTAAGGTAA
- the mutL gene encoding DNA mismatch repair endonuclease MutL yields the protein MTEEGSQSSSRIHVLDEATINKIAAGEVVERPASVVKELLDNSIDAGATEIRVEVKGAGTDLIMVTDNGKGMSREDSTLAFTKHATSKILHIDDLEKVLTLGFRGEALSSIAAVAKVYLTTRQKDSISGTKVVVSGGSIENVLEVGAAPGTTIAVESLFYNTPARKKYLKSMRTELAHITDVVTRHAFGHPEISFTLISDGKVLVRSPTSGDIFDSIVYLLGSESAKKLIPVEFKSDIVKISGYISKPELSRSGTDLQYFFINGRGISSKSISNAVRLGYYNLMPKGRFPASVLDLELDLSEVDVNVHPAKRYVRMSHEREVCDAVTLAVENALKVEQLVPEISLPEKKPVQAVFVEKAREIPEEKLEDISKAEAEVQIPQEKFELEVPVPEKKISPLIKEEEETYHFTARDTEKRLKHSERVLSKTPKKPERAPTGLDKARIVGQVNELYIIVELEDGLVIVDQHAAHERVMYEQICNISSSGWQELITPVTLDLTSKEKVLLEEYIPYLEEMGFAISEFGPNSYVVTTVPALLGKMESAELIHDIIIDLLSTGRVKNDTGMFDNLCKTMACRAAIKAGAGCSMGQMESLLKQLDMADNPYTCPHGRPTMISFSRAELDKLFKRTG from the coding sequence ATGACAGAAGAGGGCTCACAATCAAGCAGTAGGATCCATGTGCTGGATGAGGCTACCATCAACAAGATAGCTGCAGGCGAGGTCGTAGAGCGACCGGCATCGGTTGTGAAAGAGCTTCTGGACAATTCCATTGACGCGGGTGCTACTGAAATTCGAGTGGAAGTGAAGGGGGCTGGAACGGACCTCATCATGGTTACCGATAACGGGAAAGGCATGTCCCGGGAGGACTCCACCCTTGCGTTCACGAAGCATGCCACCAGCAAGATCTTGCATATCGATGATCTCGAAAAGGTGCTCACTCTGGGTTTCAGGGGCGAGGCTCTCTCTTCCATTGCAGCGGTCGCAAAGGTTTACCTGACAACCCGGCAAAAGGACAGTATTTCCGGAACAAAGGTGGTTGTTAGTGGTGGCTCAATAGAGAACGTGTTGGAGGTTGGTGCAGCACCCGGGACCACGATAGCTGTGGAATCATTGTTTTATAATACACCGGCCAGGAAGAAGTACCTGAAAAGCATGCGTACCGAGCTTGCACACATCACTGATGTTGTCACAAGGCATGCCTTTGGTCATCCTGAGATCTCATTCACTCTCATAAGCGACGGCAAGGTGCTGGTACGCTCCCCTACATCGGGTGACATTTTTGACAGCATCGTCTACTTGCTTGGAAGTGAATCTGCAAAGAAGCTGATTCCTGTTGAATTCAAGTCGGATATAGTGAAAATATCCGGTTACATCTCAAAACCTGAACTCAGCCGCAGCGGGACAGACCTGCAATACTTTTTCATAAACGGCAGGGGCATATCCTCAAAGAGCATCAGCAATGCGGTGAGGCTTGGTTATTACAATCTTATGCCAAAGGGCCGTTTCCCGGCATCTGTCCTTGATCTTGAACTCGACCTCAGTGAGGTGGATGTCAATGTCCATCCTGCCAAAAGATATGTGAGGATGAGCCATGAGCGTGAGGTCTGCGATGCAGTCACTCTTGCTGTGGAAAATGCATTGAAGGTCGAGCAGCTGGTGCCTGAAATCAGTTTGCCGGAGAAAAAGCCGGTACAGGCCGTTTTTGTGGAAAAGGCCAGAGAGATACCGGAAGAAAAACTGGAAGATATATCTAAAGCTGAGGCTGAAGTTCAAATTCCTCAAGAGAAGTTTGAACTGGAGGTTCCTGTTCCTGAGAAAAAGATCTCTCCGTTGATAAAGGAAGAGGAAGAAACCTATCATTTCACTGCCAGGGATACGGAAAAGCGCCTGAAGCATTCTGAAAGGGTGCTTTCAAAGACCCCAAAGAAACCTGAAAGAGCACCTACAGGTCTTGATAAGGCAAGAATAGTAGGTCAGGTCAACGAGCTATATATTATAGTGGAGCTGGAAGATGGTCTTGTCATAGTTGACCAGCATGCTGCGCATGAGAGGGTGATGTACGAGCAGATATGCAACATCAGCAGTTCCGGCTGGCAGGAGCTTATAACACCGGTAACGCTTGACCTCACATCAAAGGAAAAGGTTCTGCTTGAGGAGTACATACCGTATCTCGAGGAAATGGGCTTTGCAATATCGGAATTTGGTCCGAACAGCTATGTGGTCACCACTGTTCCGGCTCTTCTTGGAAAGATGGAGAGTGCTGAGCTGATCCATGATATTATAATAGACCTGCTTTCCACAGGCAGGGTGAAGAATGATACCGGGATGTTCGATAACCTCTGCAAGACCATGGCATGCCGTGCAGCTATAAAAGCGGGGGCTGGTTGCAGTATGGGGCAAATGGAGAGCCTTCTGAAGCAGTTGGATATGGCAGATAATCCATACACATGTCCGCATGGTCGACCGACCATGATATCTTTTAGCCGGGCAGAACTTGATAAACTGTTCAAAAGGACAGGATAA